Proteins from a single region of Deltaproteobacteria bacterium:
- a CDS encoding DNA mismatch repair protein MutS encodes MRRRGRGAGDERAREQGRRALNAPFVDLGKRLRALPRPAPPPAPRAEEPDLFAHAMEGVVPLPRGRAARVEGPAPAGAARPLVSEEAEALAALSDLTRGATRFDITDTREYVEGAIVGLDPRVLRRLRRGDFAWQEYLDLHGMTSETARLAVERFLAESVARGQRCVLIVHGRGHNSKDQTPVLKERLKSWLARGRAARIVLGFTTARPCDGGAGALYVLLRRDHRRRPIRVTEGAKV; translated from the coding sequence ATGCGGCGGCGCGGTCGAGGAGCCGGCGACGAGCGCGCGCGCGAGCAGGGCCGGAGGGCGCTGAACGCCCCGTTCGTGGACTTGGGGAAGCGGCTCCGTGCACTGCCCCGGCCGGCACCGCCGCCCGCTCCTCGCGCCGAGGAGCCGGACCTCTTCGCGCACGCGATGGAGGGCGTGGTGCCGCTGCCGCGCGGGCGCGCTGCGCGCGTCGAGGGTCCGGCGCCGGCCGGGGCGGCGCGCCCGCTGGTCAGCGAGGAGGCGGAAGCGCTCGCCGCGCTCTCCGACCTGACCCGGGGGGCGACCCGCTTCGACATCACCGACACACGCGAGTACGTCGAGGGCGCGATCGTGGGGCTCGACCCGCGCGTGCTGCGCCGACTCCGCCGCGGTGACTTCGCCTGGCAGGAGTACCTCGACCTGCACGGCATGACGTCCGAGACCGCGCGCCTCGCGGTGGAGCGGTTCCTTGCAGAATCGGTCGCGCGGGGGCAGCGCTGCGTCCTCATCGTGCACGGCCGCGGCCACAACTCGAAGGACCAGACGCCGGTGCTGAAGGAGCGGCTCAAGTCGTGGCTCGCCCGGGGGCGTGCGGCGCGCATCGTGCTCGGCTTCACGACCGCCCGCCCGTGCGATGGCGGTGCGGGTGCGCTCTACGTCCTCCTGCGCCGCGATCACCGGCGCCGTCCGATCCGGGTGACCGAGGGAGCGAAGGTCTAG
- a CDS encoding helix-turn-helix transcriptional regulator yields the protein MSASPERKSSPPRDAGRIIRAWRRRIGLTQEGLAQALSVTFSTVSRWENGHVKPSKLAWKALEELASERGSPLVDDPTDGR from the coding sequence ATGAGCGCGAGCCCCGAACGGAAGAGCAGCCCGCCGCGAGACGCGGGGCGCATTATCCGCGCCTGGCGCCGGCGCATCGGGCTCACCCAGGAGGGGCTCGCGCAGGCCCTCAGCGTCACCTTCTCCACCGTGAGCCGGTGGGAGAACGGGCACGTGAAGCCGAGCAAGCTCGCCTGGAAGGCGCTCGAGGAGCTCGCGAGCGAGCGCGGCAGCCCGCTCGTGGATGACCCCACCGACGGGCGCTGA
- a CDS encoding Mrp/NBP35 family ATP-binding protein — translation MPTPQTILEVLKRVPYPGFSRDIVSFGMVKDIEVSSAGVTIHLAPTTAQQDVLERIAAAVRAAVEAMPDVTGRVEIVQAPPPAPPRARGPQPIPGVRRVLAVTSGKGGVGKSTVATNLALALATLRPAIGLMDADVYGPSVPLMLGIDEKARTGEDRRIIPVETHGLRVISMGMFVGEATPVIWRGPMITKLITEFLRNVEWGELDILVLDLPPGTGDVQLTLTQQVPITGGLIVTTPQDVALADVRRGIQMFRQVNAPVLGLIENMSFHLCPGCGERTDLFGHGGGAAMAREAGIPLLGEVPLVRAIREAGDAGLPIVAADPSHPQSRAFREIAERVLVRLAEAERVSGARSRETQ, via the coding sequence GTGCCCACCCCGCAGACAATCCTGGAAGTGCTCAAGCGGGTCCCCTACCCCGGCTTCAGCCGCGACATCGTGTCCTTCGGGATGGTGAAGGACATCGAGGTCTCGTCCGCGGGGGTCACGATCCATCTCGCGCCCACCACCGCGCAGCAGGACGTGCTCGAGCGGATCGCCGCCGCGGTCCGCGCCGCGGTCGAGGCCATGCCGGACGTCACCGGCCGGGTCGAGATCGTGCAGGCGCCACCACCCGCGCCCCCCCGCGCGCGCGGCCCGCAGCCGATCCCGGGCGTGCGGCGGGTCCTCGCCGTGACCAGCGGCAAGGGCGGGGTCGGCAAGTCGACCGTCGCCACCAATCTGGCCCTCGCGCTCGCCACGCTGCGTCCGGCGATCGGCCTCATGGACGCGGACGTGTACGGGCCGAGCGTGCCCCTCATGCTCGGCATCGACGAGAAGGCGCGCACCGGCGAGGACCGGCGGATCATCCCGGTGGAGACACACGGGCTCCGCGTCATCTCGATGGGGATGTTCGTCGGTGAGGCAACTCCGGTCATCTGGCGCGGGCCGATGATCACGAAGCTCATCACCGAGTTCCTGCGCAACGTCGAATGGGGCGAGCTGGACATCCTGGTGCTCGATCTGCCGCCCGGCACCGGCGACGTGCAGCTCACGCTCACGCAGCAGGTCCCCATCACGGGCGGGCTCATCGTGACCACGCCGCAGGACGTGGCGCTCGCCGACGTCCGGCGCGGCATCCAGATGTTCCGCCAGGTGAATGCGCCGGTCCTCGGCCTGATCGAGAACATGAGCTTCCACCTCTGCCCCGGCTGCGGCGAGCGCACCGATCTCTTCGGCCACGGCGGCGGCGCCGCGATGGCGCGCGAGGCAGGCATCCCGCTGCTCGGCGAGGTGCCGCTCGTGCGCGCCATCCGTGAGGCGGGCGACGCGGGGCTGCCGATCGTCGCCGCCGACCCGTCGCACCCGCAGAGCCGGGCGTTCCGCGAGATCGCCGAGCGCGTGCTGGTGCGGCTCGCGGAGGCGGAGCGGGTCTCGGGTGCCCGTTCGCGCGAGACGCAATGA
- the lspA gene encoding signal peptidase II produces the protein MAAAAVLVADQASKLVVERAMVLHETIDLLPFLALTYVRNTGAAFGVLAAAPRGIRLPLFFVVTIAAVGALVSLVRRTPADQRGLVAAFGAVLGGALGNLVCRLRYGEVIDFLDLHWGALHWPAFNVADSAITVGVAVVLLHGRRRR, from the coding sequence CTGGCGGCCGCGGCCGTGCTGGTCGCCGATCAGGCGAGCAAGCTCGTCGTCGAGCGCGCCATGGTGCTGCACGAGACGATCGACCTGCTGCCCTTCCTCGCGCTCACCTACGTGCGCAACACGGGCGCGGCCTTCGGAGTGCTCGCGGCGGCGCCACGCGGGATCCGCCTGCCGCTCTTCTTCGTGGTGACGATCGCGGCGGTGGGCGCGCTCGTCTCGCTCGTGCGCCGGACGCCGGCGGACCAGCGCGGGCTCGTGGCCGCGTTCGGCGCCGTGCTGGGGGGTGCCCTCGGGAACCTCGTCTGCCGGCTGCGCTACGGCGAGGTGATCGACTTCCTCGACCTCCACTGGGGCGCGCTTCACTGGCCCGCCTTCAACGTCGCGGATTCTGCGATCACGGTCGGAGTGGCCGTGGTGCTGCTGCACGGCCGGCGCCGGCGCTGA
- a CDS encoding ferritin-like domain-containing protein has product MAEAAVRPMPELDDTLERLPTSFDLCYTWSYETVRQELRNLYEKAKRDQWNATDQLPWSTSVDPEAEIVPDFQIPVYDTHIWAKLTPAEIRKLRREALSWTLSQFMHGEQGALLATAQITTATPWIESKFYAASQVMDEARHVEVYSRYLREKLSGAYPINRHLKALLDQILTDSRWDMKYLGMQIMVEGLAMAAFGYMHKLCLEPLLTELTHYVMRDESRHVAFGVLSLNDHFGSLTSAERREREEFLYEGCRLMRDRLLMEDVWEVMGWPVEEVREIVLHSRQMQEFRKMLFSKIVPNVKRLGLLSPYVRERFAELGILQFENEEPSA; this is encoded by the coding sequence ATGGCTGAAGCCGCCGTCCGCCCGATGCCGGAGCTCGACGACACCCTCGAGCGCCTGCCGACCAGCTTCGACCTCTGCTACACGTGGAGCTACGAGACCGTCCGCCAGGAGCTCCGCAACCTCTACGAGAAGGCAAAGCGCGACCAGTGGAACGCGACCGACCAGCTCCCCTGGTCGACGAGCGTCGATCCCGAGGCGGAGATCGTCCCCGACTTCCAGATCCCCGTCTACGACACGCACATCTGGGCGAAGCTGACGCCCGCCGAGATCCGCAAGCTCCGGCGCGAGGCGCTCTCCTGGACCCTCTCGCAGTTCATGCACGGCGAGCAGGGAGCGCTGCTCGCCACCGCGCAGATCACGACCGCGACACCGTGGATCGAGTCCAAGTTCTACGCCGCGAGCCAGGTGATGGACGAGGCGCGCCACGTCGAGGTGTACTCGCGCTATCTGCGCGAGAAGCTCTCCGGCGCCTACCCGATCAACCGGCACCTGAAGGCGCTGCTCGACCAGATCCTCACCGACTCGCGCTGGGACATGAAGTACCTCGGCATGCAGATCATGGTCGAGGGGCTCGCCATGGCCGCCTTCGGCTACATGCACAAGCTCTGCCTGGAGCCCCTGCTGACCGAGCTCACGCACTATGTCATGCGGGACGAGTCGCGGCACGTGGCCTTCGGCGTCCTCTCCCTGAACGACCACTTCGGGAGCCTCACGTCGGCCGAGCGGCGCGAGCGCGAGGAGTTCCTCTACGAGGGCTGCCGGCTCATGCGTGACCGGCTGCTCATGGAGGACGTGTGGGAGGTGATGGGCTGGCCGGTGGAGGAGGTACGGGAGATCGTCCTCCACTCGCGGCAGATGCAGGAGTTCCGCAAGATGCTGTTCTCGAAGATCGTGCCCAACGTGAAGCGCTTGGGCCTCCTCTCGCCCTACGTGCGCGAGCGCTTCGCGGAACTCGGCATCCTCCAGTTCGAGAACGAGGAACCGTCGGCCTGA
- a CDS encoding TetR/AcrR family transcriptional regulator: MKRASTVAFAGTNRFERRRERTRQELLAAATRVLAEKGLHQTKITDIAAAADVGVGTFYLHFPDKETLFDAVVEETVRRLKGTVDAAREKAREPLGKIVAANRAFFRFARDNREVFKIVFGHAAAYNDLIRRAQALFIADIEKEVREGIASGAFAPLPPALVAQAVVGMATQVISWWTEHESVPIETLIETTTTLALHGITPGAAVKGTRHG, encoded by the coding sequence ATGAAGAGGGCGTCAACCGTGGCGTTCGCCGGCACCAACCGCTTCGAGCGCCGGCGCGAGCGCACGCGCCAGGAGCTGCTCGCGGCCGCCACCCGGGTGCTGGCCGAGAAGGGCCTGCACCAGACCAAGATCACCGACATCGCGGCCGCGGCCGACGTCGGCGTCGGCACCTTCTACCTGCACTTCCCCGACAAGGAGACCCTCTTCGACGCCGTCGTCGAGGAGACCGTGCGCCGGCTCAAGGGGACGGTCGACGCCGCGCGCGAGAAGGCCCGGGAGCCGCTCGGGAAGATCGTGGCCGCCAACCGTGCCTTCTTCCGCTTCGCGCGCGACAACCGCGAGGTGTTCAAGATCGTCTTCGGGCACGCCGCGGCCTACAACGATCTCATCCGCCGCGCCCAGGCCCTCTTCATCGCCGACATCGAGAAGGAGGTCCGCGAAGGGATCGCGAGCGGCGCCTTCGCTCCGCTCCCGCCCGCCCTGGTGGCGCAGGCGGTGGTAGGCATGGCGACCCAGGTGATCTCCTGGTGGACCGAGCACGAGTCCGTCCCGATCGAGACGCTGATCGAAACCACGACCACGCTGGCGCTGCACGGGATCACGCCCGGCGCCGCAGTGAAAGGAACCCGCCATGGCTGA
- a CDS encoding Gfo/Idh/MocA family oxidoreductase: protein MRRLAVGLIGAGKHGQRYLHHIRADVPELALAALCRRDAARGREQARALGCRFHDEWAALVADPAVEAVIAVVPPTLYPAVAAAVAVARKPLLIEKPLAPTATAAREIVRLLGAAGLPVLMAQTLRWNAVARAIRDRLPALGPLRALFINQRFEPSQLGWLDDPSAGGGGIILHTGVHSFDLVRWLTGREVARVWCRVARVDTSRTEDNFVAVLELEASDALVAVNGSRSTAGRSGLIDAAAADGQLVGDHALGFAYGVRALERTPIPLPEPVPTVREVLRAFVRLVLQGEPAPVALEDGARAVAIAEACLESAATGTVVSLAPAH from the coding sequence ATGCGGCGGCTCGCCGTCGGCCTGATCGGTGCCGGCAAGCACGGGCAGCGCTACCTGCATCACATCCGCGCCGACGTGCCGGAGCTCGCTCTCGCCGCGCTCTGCCGGCGGGACGCGGCCAGGGGCCGCGAGCAGGCGCGCGCCCTCGGCTGCCGCTTCCACGACGAGTGGGCGGCGCTCGTCGCCGATCCCGCCGTCGAGGCGGTGATCGCCGTCGTCCCCCCGACGCTCTATCCCGCGGTCGCCGCGGCCGTCGCCGTGGCGCGCAAGCCGCTCCTCATCGAGAAGCCGCTCGCACCGACGGCCACGGCGGCGCGCGAGATCGTGCGTCTCCTCGGCGCCGCGGGCCTGCCCGTCCTGATGGCGCAGACACTGCGCTGGAACGCGGTGGCGCGCGCCATCCGGGACCGCCTGCCCGCCCTCGGCCCGCTGCGCGCCCTCTTCATCAACCAGCGCTTCGAGCCGTCGCAGCTCGGCTGGCTCGACGACCCGAGCGCGGGCGGCGGCGGCATCATCCTGCACACGGGCGTCCACAGCTTCGACCTGGTGCGCTGGCTCACGGGACGGGAGGTGGCCCGCGTCTGGTGCCGGGTGGCACGGGTGGATACCTCCAGGACCGAGGACAACTTCGTGGCCGTGCTCGAGCTCGAGGCGAGCGATGCGCTCGTGGCGGTGAACGGCTCGCGCTCGACCGCGGGGCGGTCGGGCCTGATCGACGCGGCGGCGGCCGACGGCCAGCTGGTGGGCGATCACGCCCTCGGCTTCGCCTACGGCGTCCGTGCCCTCGAGCGCACCCCGATCCCGCTTCCCGAGCCGGTGCCGACCGTGCGCGAGGTGCTGCGGGCCTTCGTGCGGCTCGTCCTCCAAGGTGAGCCAGCGCCGGTCGCCCTCGAGGACGGCGCGCGCGCGGTCGCGATTGCGGAGGCGTGCCTCGAGTCGGCCGCCACAGGCACCGTCGTCTCTCTTGCCCCGGCGCATTAG